The genomic DNA tgacaAAAATGAAAGACTTGAACCACAAACTTGTTTCTTGTTACACAGCCACAAGTGCGAGCATCGAGAGGGATCTGCCTGCAGTGGGGGGCATCGGCATGGGACGCATAACTGGCTCCTCCAGCATTGAGACTCTGGTGCGGGTGGGCATTGAAAAGGAACACGGTCTCAGGTATGtctgattgttgtttgttagAATCCCATTCTCATCCGATGCATTCCACAGCCCAGACTCCAAAATGGTTGTGCTGCACGATTTTACGCCCTGCGTGGACGATGAACTAGAGGTGAAGCGCGGCCAGCTGGTGAATATATTGTACAGGGAAAACGATTGGGTCTATGTGATCGGACAGGATTCGCGGCAGGAGGGCTTCATACCGTTTTCCTATTGCGCCCCTTGCAACACCCAACTGGCCGAATTGGCCGTGAAGAAGAAACTGCCTCGAGAACACTGCCCAGAGCAGCCGATCGAAGAGAATATGCCGCTCCTGGGCACAGAAAATAAACTGGACGTGCTCTGCGATGAGCCGCCTCCTGCAGCCAACCCAATTGCTGCATCGAACAACATTGAGAACAGCTTGCATGTGGAGCCAGAGTGCACACCGTTCATCAAGGAGCCATCCGGACGCTGCATTGTCCTGTACACATTCATAGCACGCGATGAGAACGATTTGTCGGTGGAGCGGGGGGAGTTTGTGACCGTCTTGAACCGAGAGGATCCCGATTGGTTTTGGATCATGCGCAGCGATGGCCAGGAGGGATTCGTGCCAGCTGGCTTCATCTATCCCGCCGACAGTGTGCGtgtcctgcagcagcaaaaagctcCGCTCAACGAGAACAACATACAGCATCATGCCACACTCAACGCCATGGAATCCATTCTGCAGCAGggccagcaacagccgcagcagcagcaaccacaacaacagcagcagcagctgggcttGGGCACAGATGATCTGCGCTATCATGGCACAGAGCTGGTGATGCTTTACGATTATAAAGCGCAGGCACCGGATGATCTTTATCTGTCTGTGCGACGTGGCGATTGGATATATGCCGATCTGAACAATCAGACGGTGGACGGTTGGCTCTGGGCCTATGCGCCCAAGACGAGAAAATACGGATTCATACCGAAGGCCTACGCACGCC from Drosophila subobscura isolate 14011-0131.10 chromosome E, UCBerk_Dsub_1.0, whole genome shotgun sequence includes the following:
- the LOC117891707 gene encoding SH3 domain-containing protein Dlish, with product MAFLCPVRMRRDKKKATSASIERDLPAVGGIGMGRITGSSSIETLVRVGIEKEHGLSPDSKMVVLHDFTPCVDDELEVKRGQLVNILYRENDWVYVIGQDSRQEGFIPFSYCAPCNTQLAELAVKKKLPREHCPEQPIEENMPLLGTENKLDVLCDEPPPAANPIAASNNIENSLHVEPECTPFIKEPSGRCIVLYTFIARDENDLSVERGEFVTVLNREDPDWFWIMRSDGQEGFVPAGFIYPADSVRVLQQQKAPLNENNIQHHATLNAMESILQQGQQQPQQQQPQQQQQQLGLGTDDLRYHGTELVMLYDYKAQAPDDLYLSVRRGDWIYADLNNQTVDGWLWAYAPKTRKYGFIPKAYARPPAMTSL